A stretch of DNA from Acidobacteriota bacterium:
GAAAGCCGCTGTTCGGCATCGGCCTGATGCTCGAGGGCCGCCTCAACCGAGCCGCCATATTTGCGCGAGAGCCGCGTTATCTCGGCCAGCCGATCCTCGATCTCCTCAAGCCGCTCGGGCGAGTGCTCAAGCCCGCCGCGAAAGTCGCGGAGCGTCGTTCCAAGGTCCTCGGCGACCGCCTCAGCACTTTGCAGGCCTTCGATGTAATCAGCAAATCGGCGATCGTAGGTCGCGAGTTCCTCTATCCGCTTGATCGCCTGCCCGAGCGATGAAAGGGCCGAATGCTCGTCCTCGTAAAGCAGTCCGAAGGCCTCATCGCTGAGCGACGAAAGCTTCTCGATATTTGCCACCCGCCGCTTTTCATCCTCAAGTTCCTCGGCCTCACCGGGCACGAGGCTTCCCTCTTTCAGCTCATCAACCTGAAAACGGAGAATGTCGAGAAGCTGGAGCTTTTCGGCTTCGTCGCGTTTCAGCGTGGCAAGCTCGCGGCGAACGCGTTCGAGGTCGGCAAAGCGATAACCGACCTCCATCGGAAGCTCGCCCGTATCGGCAAAATCATCGAGCAGGGCAAGATGCGTCGCCGGGTCAAAGAGCGTGCTCTGCTCGCCCTGGCCGTGGATGGCGACGAGCTCCGGCCCGAGCCGCTTGAGAAACGCGGCCGTTACCAACTGGCCATTTACGTAAATACGGTTCTTGCCGCTGCGGCTGATGTCGCGGCGGACGATGAGTTCGATCTCGCCTTCGGCGTCATGGTCGATGCCGCTTTCATCAAGCAGCGTGAGCAGTAGCGAATTTGCCGGTAGGAAAAAGATGCCCTCGATGCGGGCCGCTTCCTCGCCGTCGCGGATCAGGTCGGTCGAAATGCGGTCGCCGGTGAGCGCCCCGAGGCTGTCAACAATGATGGACTTGCCCGACCCGGTTTCGCCCGTCAATAGATTGAGCCCGTGGCCAAATTCGGCCTCGAGTTCATCGATGAGGGCGATGTTCTTAATTCTTAGAACGGTCAGCATAATGCCGGGCGGGCCGGCTATCTCTTTATCTTCGGGACGTCCTCGCCGCCCTTGAGCCATCGTCCGAGCGAGAAGATGGCGTCGGGCGGAAACTCGGTCTCGAGCTCGGGACTTGTCCAGTTTACCTGCCGGCCTTTCTTATAGAAAAGAAGATCCGCGAAGGTTCCGCTCTTTATCGGATTGTAACGGCCGATGACGTTGTATCCCGAGACATCAAACTCCTCAAGCCCGGTGACGCTGCTGAGGTCTCCAACCGACCTGACGAAGCCGGGCGTCGCGAGACCGGCACGGCGACGCTCGACGTTGACGGCGATGTCGGACGGCTTGGCCTCGGCCGGCTTGGCCCTTTCGATCACGGTCGCTCCGCGAAAAATGAAATAGAAGATGCGACGCGAGCTATTCCGCGGGATGAACTCGTAAGTGGACGGGCTGTATCTCGCCTCGCTGCCATCGGCAAGTGCGCGAAGTGCCGTGATGTAAGCGACGAAATTCATCTTTGCCAGATAGAACTCATCGCGGCCGTGGAGCCCGCCGGTCTCGATCAAAATGGTCGGTGTGCCCCAGGCGGAAAAGTTGTCGCCAAAGGCCGTCGGTGTCCAGTCATCACCGTAGCGGCCGATGTGACCGGGAATGAACTGGTTGAGCGCCGAATACATAGCCGAGACGAGCCGCGTGTTGCGCTCATGGCCGGGCGTCAGCGTCTTTGCCTCGTCGCCAAAAACGACAAGGAACGAGATCGCGGCTTGCTTGTCGGTTGCGCCGACTGTGGTCAGGTAATTCTGATTATGGAGATTAAAACCGATCTCGGGCTGCCAGGAATCGCGAAGCGCCTTTAGCACACGGCCCTCGGGCGTTTTAAGGTCCACGGCGTCGCGGTTTATATCAATTCCCTGCAAGTTGCGCCGGATGAAGAGCTCGGCGCCATCGGGGTTGAGCATCGGGACGACGCGGAGCGTTATCTTTTCTTCGATCTGCTTGACCCATTCCTTATCGCGATTTTTGTGGAATATGGTAAGCATATCGAAGAGCACCGGCGTTGCCGTCGGCTCATCGCCGTGCATCTGCGACCACATAAAGACCTTGAGCGGCCCGCGGCCCCACTCCGCCTGAAATATCGGGCGATCGGCAACGCTCCGGCCAACCTCGTTAACGCGAATCCCGAGTTTGCGCAATGCTTCGACCTCGTCGATAACGTCTTTGATACGGAGGATCGATGCGGGCTTCTTCACCACGTGCTCGCGTTCCCAGAGTTCGGCGAGTTCGGCGGGCGTTTGCGGCAATGCATTCATTACAAAAAGGACAGCTGTGAGAGCGAGGGCTGCGGCTATTCTCATATGTGAATAAGATAAACCGAGATTTCGGCGGCGGGCAAGGCTGTAAAGACAAAGAGGATGTCGGGAAAGCTTTATTCCCGACATCCTC
This window harbors:
- a CDS encoding peptidase M14 — translated: MRIAAALALTAVLFVMNALPQTPAELAELWEREHVVKKPASILRIKDVIDEVEALRKLGIRVNEVGRSVADRPIFQAEWGRGPLKVFMWSQMHGDEPTATPVLFDMLTIFHKNRDKEWVKQIEEKITLRVVPMLNPDGAELFIRRNLQGIDINRDAVDLKTPEGRVLKALRDSWQPEIGFNLHNQNYLTTVGATDKQAAISFLVVFGDEAKTLTPGHERNTRLVSAMYSALNQFIPGHIGRYGDDWTPTAFGDNFSAWGTPTILIETGGLHGRDEFYLAKMNFVAYITALRALADGSEARYSPSTYEFIPRNSSRRIFYFIFRGATVIERAKPAEAKPSDIAVNVERRRAGLATPGFVRSVGDLSSVTGLEEFDVSGYNVIGRYNPIKSGTFADLLFYKKGRQVNWTSPELETEFPPDAIFSLGRWLKGGEDVPKIKR
- the recN gene encoding DNA repair protein RecN, giving the protein MAQGRRGRPEDKEIAGPPGIMLTVLRIKNIALIDELEAEFGHGLNLLTGETGSGKSIIVDSLGALTGDRISTDLIRDGEEAARIEGIFFLPANSLLLTLLDESGIDHDAEGEIELIVRRDISRSGKNRIYVNGQLVTAAFLKRLGPELVAIHGQGEQSTLFDPATHLALLDDFADTGELPMEVGYRFADLERVRRELATLKRDEAEKLQLLDILRFQVDELKEGSLVPGEAEELEDEKRRVANIEKLSSLSDEAFGLLYEDEHSALSSLGQAIKRIEELATYDRRFADYIEGLQSAEAVAEDLGTTLRDFRGGLEHSPERLEEIEDRLAEITRLSRKYGGSVEAALEHQADAEQRLSNIELAELREKELAAELAEAETAYLEVAKRLSEKRRSAAKKFDKQVEASLKDVAFDKAKFETRLEGLPAEPAASGIDRVEFFFSANPGEAVKPLAKVASGGEASRLMLVLKTASRPRSSATSSVFDEIDAGIGGRVAEAVGLKLKALAESQQVLCVTHQAQVASKADRHFVVEKAAVKGRTEIALRELGPAERIEEIARMLAGEKITDAARENAREMLAAAG